GAGATCTCGACGGCTTTATAAACGCATATCTTAAACATAACACTGAAACTAATTAATAATCAAGTAAAGGAGATCAAAATGGACTGCGAAAAAATCATCAAAAAGAACTCAAAACTCATTATCGGTGCCGCTCTTATTGGACAGGCCTTTGTTTGCTTTGTAATGTTTCTTGCTTTTATGAAGAAGAACAAAGGACTTTCAGGGGCATTCTTTTCTTTAGGCCTTTTAGGAGGGCTTTCCGGAGCATGGATGCTTTATAATGAATATAAAGCTATCGAATTAGAAAAATCAAATTACGACTGCAGTTGTGATTGTGAATGTGACTGCGATGAATGCAATGATGATGAATGTCTTGACAAATCAGACTTGTTTGATGAAGAAGATTCATCTGATATTGATTGTTCAATTGAATCTGAGGATGATAAGTAATTCTTTATCTGACCCGTTATCGCATTGAAAGATGTTGCAGAAAAAATTCAAAAAGAAAACAGAGCCAAATGCCTACGAAAAGTAGTGCAGATGGCTCTGTCTTTTGTTTCTTAATTATCAATTTTGATTTTATTATTATTTCTCAGTTGAATAAGGCTTCCTATAATACTGCCGCTTAAGCCTTTTATCTCTGTCTCTTTTTTTGTTACAGTATCAGTTATTTTTATCCCAACTCGCGTTTTATTATCAGAAGCTGTATACTCCTCGTATATTCTGTATTCGAATCCGCAGTTAATAAATGTTAAATAATTTAAATCCATACCTTCATTATCTGCTCCACCTCCGCGCAAATAATAAGAGTAGGTAAATTTATTCCATGAATCGGCTATATTTTCCGGATATTCAAGTTCAATATTATCTTCTTTCCCGAAACGATATACTATATAATCCGGCTGCATTTCTGATATACACACGGATAATGTTTTAAGTGAATCTTCCGTCTTAAAACTGAATAATAACTGCTCATTTTCAGAGCATAAATTCTCTCCGTATTTGTTTTGGGAGTTTATGAAGTCTGTTTCTGCCAGATTTTCTGGAGGTAAAACAGTTTCGTTTGGAGAGTTAATAGCTTGGCTTGCTATATTTTGCTGATCTGATTGTAAGGAAGTCGATGGTAATGTTGATAATGTTGAATTATCTGGGCTTTGAACACTTTTACCACCTAAAAAGCAACAAATGATCATAATAATTGCAACAGCATATATACTTAATTTCTTTATATTCATTGATATTACTCCGATCATTGTTAAGAAATATTAGTAATACTATTCTTTCTGCTTGGATTCTATTTGCGCTTTTATCATCATGTCTTTGACTTTCATTAAGCGAGTAAGGTTTCCTCGTTCATTTTCATCAAGCTTCATTGTGATCGAATGAATATTCAATTCAAGGTTCGGAATCATGATATACTCAAGCGCATTAACGCGGCGTCTGGTACGTTCTATTTCAGCTGATAATAACTGTGCAGCCTTTTCTTTTTCCGCCAAAGTAATCATATCAGGTAAAATCCGTTGAAGATATTCCAATGCGCTGTCAAGTTCCCCAGAAGTAAAGGCAAAACCGTACGAAAAAATATCTGAAGAATCGTTACCGGAGTTGATTTCCGTTTTAAAGGTCGGAACGATTACACTCATTATGTTTTCGCTTGAAACCTCAAGAGAAGCAGTCAGCTTCGGATATATCAGGGATTCTTCTATTATTTTATCCGATGTAGCGGCGGCGGCAACGGTAAAACTCTCATTTAGCTTTATCAGAGCAGCTTCAACCTTAATGCGCAGTTCCATATTTTCTTTTGCGATCGCAAGATATTTTTTCATTAGCTCATCGCGTTTATCTTTGAGTAACTTATGACCGCGTTTTGCGGTTTTCAGACGCTTTTTGAGCTTTGTAAGCTCCATACGCGTCGGGTTAACATGCGTCTGTGCCACAGTGATTTATCTTATCCTTTCGGCAGTAATCAATCCTTTTCAGGCCAATATTTATCAAACAGCTTCGGCTTGATTCTTTTAAGCTCGGATTTTGGGAATATTTTTAGCAGTTTCCAGCCGATATCAAGGGTCTGTTGTATTGATCTGTTTTCGTCAAAGCCCTGATTTATATATTGCTTTTCAAATTCATCTGCAAATGCAGCATAAAGCCTGTCGGTAGGAGTCAAGGCGGCTTCACCAAGAACAATCATCAGTTCTTTTGCTTCTTTTCCACGTGCATAACATGAAAAGAGCTGGTTCATTGTATTCGCATGATCTTCTCTTGTTTTTCCTTCGCCTATTCCCTTGTCTTTTAAGCGTGAAAGCGACGGTAAAACATCAACCGGCGGAAGTATTCCCTTTCTGTACAATTCTCTGGAAAGTATAATCTGTCCTTCAGTAATATATCCTGTAAGGTCTGGAATCGGATGTGTTTTGTCATCTTCAGGCATAGTCAATATCGGAATCATTGTAATACTGCCCTTTTGACCCAGTTTCCTGCCGGCTCTTTCATAAATGCTTGCAAGATCGGTATATAAATAGCCTGGATATCCTCTTCTTCCGGGGACTTCTTTTCGTGCGGCGGAAATTTCACGTAATGCTTCGGCGTAATTCGTGATATCTGTCAGAATAACGAGGACCTGCATATCGCAGTCGTATGCTAGATATTCTGCTGCTGTCAAAGCCATACGGGGCGTTGATATTCTTTCTATTGCAGGGTCGCTGGCAAGATTTATAAACAGAATTGTTCTGTCGATAGCGCCTGTTTTTCTAAAATCACTTATAAAGAAATCTGCTTCTTCGAATGTAATTCCAATGGCTGCAAAAACGACTGCGAATTTTTCATCTGATCCGAGAACTTTTGATTGTCTTGCAATCTGAGCTGCCAGATTCGCGTGAGGAAGTCCGGAACCAGAAAAGATTGGCAGCTTTTGTCCGCGGACAAGTGTATTCAATCCGTCTATTGTGGATATACCGGTTTGGATAAATTCGCTTGGATAATTTCGTGCCGCTGGATTTATCGGAGTGCCGTTTATGTCAAGCGTTTTTTCTGCGATGATCTTCGGACCGCCGTCTATCGGATTTCCCATTCCGCCGAAAACACGTCCCAGCATATCCTGAGAGACATCGAGCTGAACGCCATGTCCTGAAAACCTGACTTTGCTTTCTGCGAGATTTAATCCCGCGCTGCTTTCGAAAAGCTGTACAAGAGCGTTCGAACCGTTGACCTCCAACACTTTGCATCTTCTGATATCGCCGTTTGGCAGCTCAATTTCACCCAGCTCATCGTACTTTACGTTTTCAACCTGCTTTACGAGCATCAGAGGACCGGCGACCTCTTGAATCGTTTTGTATTCTTTGATCATTTTATTTTCTCCCGTTGCGCTTATGCTTTTTTAATGCCCGGAGTTGATATCGATGACAGCTGATCGTCAAGTTCGTCAATAATTTTATCGCATTCAGCATCGAAAATATCAGGAGCAATCGTCTTTGCTCTCCCAATCTTTTCTATAACCGGGAGCGATGTAATATCATCGATGGTAACACCGGATTCAAGTGCCTTCTGACATTTATGATAGAAGCTCAGAATCAGAGACACAAGCTTAAATTGCTTTTTAAGCGGTGAATAAGCATCATCAGTGCTGAATGCATCCTGTTGTAAAAAATCTTCTCTGATTGAACGCGCGGTTTCCATTACGAGTCTGTCCGAAGCGGAAAGAGCGTCAATGCCGACAAGCTTTACTATTTCGTCAAGCTCGCTTTCGAGTTGAAGGATCTTAAGAGCTTCACTTGTATATTTATTCCAGTTTTCGTTAACGTTTTCTGATAACCACTTTTCAAGTCTGTCTTTGTACAGTGAATATGAATTCAGCCAGTTGATAGCCGGAAAATGACGACGGTACGCCAGAGTAGCTTCAAGACCCCAGAAGACCTTTACTATTCTAAGAGTCGCCTGCGTAACGGGTTCTGAAAGGTCACCACCCTGTGGAGAAACCGCGCCTATAGCTGTAAGCGTGCCGATCCTGTTATCGGAGCCCAGACATCTAACCTTTCCGGCACGTTCGTAAAATTGGGCAAGTCTTGATGTCAGATAAGCGGGATAGCCTTCTTCTCCTGGCATTTCCTCAAGTCTACCGGACATTTCGCGCAATGCCTCGGCCCATCTTGATGTAGAATCCGCAATAACCGCAACCGAATATCCCATATCTCTGAAATATTCCGCAATAGTGATTCCGGTATAAATAGATGCTTCGCGCGCCGCCACGGGCATATCTGATGTATTAGCGATCAGTACTGTTCTTTTCATCAATGAATATCCGGTATGCGGATCAATAAGCTCCGGAAATTCTCTTAATACATCTGTCATCTCGTTGCCGCGCTCACCGCATCCGATATAGATAACAATATCGACATCGCTCCATTTGGCGAGCTGATGCTGTACGACGGTTTTTCCGCTGCCGAAAGGACCCGGTATGCATGCCGTGCCGCCTTTTGCAATCGGAAACATTGCATCAATTGTACGCTGACCGGTAATCATCGGCTCAAGCGGAGGCAGCTTTTCTTTATACCGACGTGCTTTTCTGACCGGCCATTTCTGAATCATGCTGATATTAATTTCTTCTCCACTGTCAGAAACAAGCACTGCAATAGTATCGTCAACCTTATGTTTACCGGCATATATTGCTTTAAGTGTTCCGTTGATTCCTTGTGGAACCATTATTTTATGAGATATAATCTCGTATTCCTGGACAGAACCTAGAAAATCGCCTTCGCCAAGCTTATCACCCGGTTTCGCACACGGTACAAAATCCCAGTCTGTATCGCGACTGAGAGCCGGTTCGTCAATTCCTTTAGGTAAATTTGTTCCGTATTTTGTATATATATTTTCAAGCGGACGCTGTATACCGTCATAAATATTTTTTATGAGTCCCGGTCCGAGTTCGACAGACAAAGGCGAGCCTGTCGAATAAACTATATCTCCTGGTCCGATTCCGGCTGTCTCTTCATATACCTGAATAGAGGCCTTATCACCGCGCATTTCGATGATTTCACCGATAAGCTTGCTTTTGCCGACTCTCACAACATCGAACATGTTGGCATTTCTCATGTTATCTGCAATTACCAGCGGTCCGGAAACCTTTATTACCTTACCTGTGGTTTGGTTTTCCTGCATCTTTATAAACCTCTTGAATCATTATTTTCATCTTTAAAAAGAATATCCGCTCCGACTGCTCGTTCAACGGATTTTTTAATCATGCGAACTCCATATCCGTTTGTACCTAGCTTTGATGGAATTGGTATAAGTGCCGGGATCGTTTTTTCTGAATATTTATCAGCATCGTTTTCTAATCCGGCCAACAAAATATCAGTAATATAAATTATAGCGTATTCATTTGAGATAAACATCTTGTCAAGCTCCGCTGCAGCATTTTCTGTAGTCTCGCAGAATCTAACATCGAAACCTACAGCTCTGAAGCCAAGCACGCTTTCTTTGTCACCGATGACAGCAATCTTTTTAATGTCTTTATTCATATTATTCTCCGAAACGCATTTAAAGAATTATCTCAGATTCAGACGAATCTCATCGTTTGAAAGAGATACTCTCTTCCCGGCAAATACAAGCCGCATATTTTTAATTTCACGTTCTCTGTTTAATATATATTCTATTATAACTTCCGGACCGAACGGAATATATTTCAGAGAATTGATTTTACCGGCGAAAAAGAAATCAAATATTCTTTCCACTTCTGCAAAGCTAAGCGATGAAAAACTTTCTGCGTTGTATTTTGAAAATAGAGAACTGTATTGTGTCATACTAAGCAATTCAAAAAGCTTGCTCGCAGAAGTATTTCCGTCTTCATTCTCTCCTTTTTTTGAATAACGATCATTGAAAACGCATTTTTCAATATATCCTTTATCGGAAAGAATGAGATCAAGAAAGATGAAACTTTTATTCATCTTTGAGCATCTGATGAATGAAGTAATATTATACACATCAATTTTTGTTTTAACATAATCAATCATAAACTTGCTGCCAAAGCTTTCCGCGCCGGATAGCATATCGTCAAAACAGGCTTTGTCAATTAAAATATCGACATTCTGCGGATCTCCTGTCTTTGCAAGTGATTCAACAGCTTCACCTGAAGCAGCACACATATTTGTCTGTAAGCATCTAAAATCACGGTTTTTAATTGCAAGATTTATTTCCGCAGGAGACACATTCCCTGTTTTAAAATACAGATCACTTGCCGATATCCCAAGCGCATCGCATTTGATTGCCGATTTAATATTGTGGCAATCATATGGTAGGCGCAGAATACTTACAGGTGATTTTACAGGAGCAAATTCACCGCAGATATTGTAAGCTTCCTCAAGCCTTTTTTCAAAATAATCCTCATAATTGATTATTACAGTATCCGTTTGTTCGGATTCTGTAAGCATATCCAAAGCCTCATTATAGCTCTTTGCTTCGATAAGCTTATCCGTAGATATTTTTGACGCGTTTTTGGCATCATACGCTCGGAGTCTTGCTCCAGCATATAAATAATCGTTTTCGTTGTACATTTAAGCCGGTTCCTTTTCAGGCTTTAAACAACAGCTCCAACACTTTTGCTTCCAAAGCTTTTTTATATATGGAAACAATCGAATGTATGGAACAATTATAATCTATATCGCCTATAGTCAGAATAAATCCGCCGTCTATTTTCGCCGGAATGCGCGAAAGAGTAAGTTTTGACACAGCATCCGGAAATTTATTGCTTTGGACAGACAGTGCGGCAATGAGAAAATCATGTCCTATTTCCGCGGTATCTTTTTCGTTCAAAGATATGACAGCGTCCGAGTTTTCACAGCAGTCTTTAAAATAAGAACAAAGAAATTTAATATAAGCATCTTTATCAAGAGAAGCCAGTTTCTTCTCGGCATCTGAAAAACATTCTTCGGATATTGTAATTTTTTCATTGAGAAGTGCGTTTCTCAAAGCAAGTTCGTTTGAGCTGTCAGATCTTGTTAATTCAAGATCGTCTGATTTTTTAGAACGTTCTTTAATAACAGATGCTTCCTGCTCGGCTGATTTTTGAGTCTGCTCTATTATGTCTTTTGCCTGTCGTTCTGATGACTCGAGAAGATCCGATGCATACTTATTTGCGTCGGCTATTATTTTATCCGTAATTACGTCAATACTGTTCATAATTAACTATTTATATCTTAAGCGAGAGAATCATAAGCAGTGAAACAAGGAGGGAGAATATCGCATATGTTTCAACGAGAGCTGATGATATAACGCCTTTAATAAATTGATCCGGACGCTTTGCCAATATATTAACTCCAGCGCATGCAACTCGTGCCTGATATAATGCTGAAAAAAGTCCGACAAAAGCGATGGAAATACAAGCGCAAAAAATATACCAGCCTTGAGCGTCTGTCAGTATCACGGGATCTCCGGCAAGTACATTAAGTTTAAGTATCACTATAAATGCGGTGATAAAACCATATATACCCTGCGTACCCGGAAGAGCTTGTAATAATAAAGCTTTACCGAACTTAGTCGGATCCTCTGTAACTACACCTGCGGCGGCTTCTCCGACCATGCCAACTCCTCTTGCCGAACCGATACAGGCAAGTATTACGGACAGTCCTGCTCCGATAAGAGCAACATTATTTGCTGAAAAATCTGGTAAGTTCATTTTTTTAACCTTTCTTATATGTCATCTTTTATTCATTGATGATTTCAATATATTTTGTATCTATTGAATACGGAGAAAATTCTCTTCCGCCGTCTTCATAAAATTTTCCGAAAAATTCGATGTATTGAAGTCTGCTTGTGTGAACAAATGTGCCGAGCAGATTGAGCGCAATATTTAATGCATGCCCGACAGGAATTATCAGGAGCATCATTATTATACCAATGACTGACGGACCGGCGAGCGTAGCCATAATGTTGACAACACTTGCGATTACCGCCGACGCGAGACTAAGTGCGAGTATTCGTGAATAAGAAAGAAGATCAGAGGCGTAGCTTACAATGTTATACAAGCTTAAAAGACCCTTGCCGAACTTTAAAAATATATTTTTTTCCGCTCTGCCCTGAGTTAAAACAAGCATCAGCATTCCGGAAATAACGACATATTTACCTATTTGAGGCAAAGCAGTGCCCGATGCGGCTGCTCCCGCTGCGTAAACACCGAAGCCAATAAACAACACCAACCAGCTGCCGACATCGCAGATAGCGTCAAACACTTGCCCGCGCTTGCATAACATATAAAATTTTATGA
This sequence is a window from Oscillospiraceae bacterium. Protein-coding genes within it:
- a CDS encoding V-type ATP synthase subunit K; translation: MNLPDFSANNVALIGAGLSVILACIGSARGVGMVGEAAAGVVTEDPTKFGKALLLQALPGTQGIYGFITAFIVILKLNVLAGDPVILTDAQGWYIFCACISIAFVGLFSALYQARVACAGVNILAKRPDQFIKGVISSALVETYAIFSLLVSLLMILSLKI
- a CDS encoding V-type ATP synthase subunit F: MNKDIKKIAVIGDKESVLGFRAVGFDVRFCETTENAAAELDKMFISNEYAIIYITDILLAGLENDADKYSEKTIPALIPIPSKLGTNGYGVRMIKKSVERAVGADILFKDENNDSRGL
- a CDS encoding V-type ATP synthase subunit B: MIKEYKTIQEVAGPLMLVKQVENVKYDELGEIELPNGDIRRCKVLEVNGSNALVQLFESSAGLNLAESKVRFSGHGVQLDVSQDMLGRVFGGMGNPIDGGPKIIAEKTLDINGTPINPAARNYPSEFIQTGISTIDGLNTLVRGQKLPIFSGSGLPHANLAAQIARQSKVLGSDEKFAVVFAAIGITFEEADFFISDFRKTGAIDRTILFINLASDPAIERISTPRMALTAAEYLAYDCDMQVLVILTDITNYAEALREISAARKEVPGRRGYPGYLYTDLASIYERAGRKLGQKGSITMIPILTMPEDDKTHPIPDLTGYITEGQIILSRELYRKGILPPVDVLPSLSRLKDKGIGEGKTREDHANTMNQLFSCYARGKEAKELMIVLGEAALTPTDRLYAAFADEFEKQYINQGFDENRSIQQTLDIGWKLLKIFPKSELKRIKPKLFDKYWPEKD
- a CDS encoding V-type ATP synthase subunit A is translated as MQENQTTGKVIKVSGPLVIADNMRNANMFDVVRVGKSKLIGEIIEMRGDKASIQVYEETAGIGPGDIVYSTGSPLSVELGPGLIKNIYDGIQRPLENIYTKYGTNLPKGIDEPALSRDTDWDFVPCAKPGDKLGEGDFLGSVQEYEIISHKIMVPQGINGTLKAIYAGKHKVDDTIAVLVSDSGEEINISMIQKWPVRKARRYKEKLPPLEPMITGQRTIDAMFPIAKGGTACIPGPFGSGKTVVQHQLAKWSDVDIVIYIGCGERGNEMTDVLREFPELIDPHTGYSLMKRTVLIANTSDMPVAAREASIYTGITIAEYFRDMGYSVAVIADSTSRWAEALREMSGRLEEMPGEEGYPAYLTSRLAQFYERAGKVRCLGSDNRIGTLTAIGAVSPQGGDLSEPVTQATLRIVKVFWGLEATLAYRRHFPAINWLNSYSLYKDRLEKWLSENVNENWNKYTSEALKILQLESELDEIVKLVGIDALSASDRLVMETARSIREDFLQQDAFSTDDAYSPLKKQFKLVSLILSFYHKCQKALESGVTIDDITSLPVIEKIGRAKTIAPDIFDAECDKIIDELDDQLSSISTPGIKKA
- a CDS encoding V-type ATPase subunit, with translation MYNENDYLYAGARLRAYDAKNASKISTDKLIEAKSYNEALDMLTESEQTDTVIINYEDYFEKRLEEAYNICGEFAPVKSPVSILRLPYDCHNIKSAIKCDALGISASDLYFKTGNVSPAEINLAIKNRDFRCLQTNMCAASGEAVESLAKTGDPQNVDILIDKACFDDMLSGAESFGSKFMIDYVKTKIDVYNITSFIRCSKMNKSFIFLDLILSDKGYIEKCVFNDRYSKKGENEDGNTSASKLFELLSMTQYSSLFSKYNAESFSSLSFAEVERIFDFFFAGKINSLKYIPFGPEVIIEYILNREREIKNMRLVFAGKRVSLSNDEIRLNLR
- a CDS encoding V-type ATP synthase subunit E family protein codes for the protein MNSIDVITDKIIADANKYASDLLESSERQAKDIIEQTQKSAEQEASVIKERSKKSDDLELTRSDSSNELALRNALLNEKITISEECFSDAEKKLASLDKDAYIKFLCSYFKDCCENSDAVISLNEKDTAEIGHDFLIAALSVQSNKFPDAVSKLTLSRIPAKIDGGFILTIGDIDYNCSIHSIVSIYKKALEAKVLELLFKA
- a CDS encoding V-type ATP synthase subunit D, which codes for MAQTHVNPTRMELTKLKKRLKTAKRGHKLLKDKRDELMKKYLAIAKENMELRIKVEAALIKLNESFTVAAAATSDKIIEESLIYPKLTASLEVSSENIMSVIVPTFKTEINSGNDSSDIFSYGFAFTSGELDSALEYLQRILPDMITLAEKEKAAQLLSAEIERTRRRVNALEYIMIPNLELNIHSITMKLDENERGNLTRLMKVKDMMIKAQIESKQKE